A section of the Spirosoma pollinicola genome encodes:
- a CDS encoding ABC transporter ATP-binding protein — translation MDTATPRKEAPKKTSSPLLGLLKPYSRMILLLILFALISNGVNLLLPLLISHGIDDYTAGKFVLQTTVIEFLVAALFIFVFTYLQSIVQTYASEQVAKDLRTQLSAKISRQSFAYIQQANPSKLLTNLTSDIDSVKMFVSQAIVSIVSSLCIIIGASILMLNINWPLALAVLAIVPIIGITFYLVLKKVRVLFKRSREVIDWLNKVINESILGSAIIRVLNSQQLEYDKFLAANTEAKDLGLSILRLFAALIPVISFTANMAALTILVLGGHFVITGSMSLGDFTAFNSYLALLIFPIIVIGFMSNVIAQASASYERVNQVLQAPETINTGTVDVSLNGDIELVNVSVSYGEKHVLKDISFSAKAGSRTAIVGPTAAGKSQLLFLLTGLINADSGSVNYDGRPIASYDQETFHRQVGFVFQDSIIFNVNLRENIAFSDTVTDKSLEKAIATAELEGFINALPDKLNTLVSERGSSLSGGQKQRIMLARALALKPKVLLLDDFTARVDTNTEEKILANVLQNYPGLTLLSVTQKIAPVEDYEQIILLMEGEIVAKGTHPELMATSPEYVQIYQSQRSTSQYEVRS, via the coding sequence ATGGATACTGCCACTCCGAGAAAAGAAGCACCTAAAAAAACGTCATCGCCTTTGCTGGGCCTGCTAAAGCCATATTCCAGAATGATACTGTTGCTGATTTTGTTTGCCCTAATCAGTAATGGCGTCAATCTGCTACTGCCCCTGCTAATCTCGCACGGCATCGACGACTATACAGCCGGAAAGTTCGTTTTGCAGACTACAGTGATCGAGTTTCTGGTGGCAGCTCTGTTTATTTTTGTTTTTACCTACCTGCAAAGTATCGTCCAAACGTACGCTTCGGAGCAGGTAGCGAAGGATTTACGGACGCAGCTTTCGGCTAAAATATCCCGCCAGAGCTTTGCCTATATTCAGCAGGCGAACCCCTCCAAATTACTGACAAACCTGACCTCAGATATTGATTCGGTCAAGATGTTTGTTTCGCAGGCCATTGTGTCCATCGTATCCTCGCTTTGCATTATTATAGGTGCCAGTATCCTGATGCTCAATATCAACTGGCCACTGGCGCTGGCGGTGCTGGCCATTGTGCCTATTATTGGCATTACATTTTATCTGGTTCTGAAGAAAGTGCGGGTTCTATTTAAGCGGAGCCGGGAGGTAATTGACTGGCTCAATAAAGTTATAAACGAGAGTATTCTTGGCTCAGCTATTATTCGGGTGCTCAATTCGCAGCAATTGGAATACGATAAGTTTCTGGCGGCCAATACCGAAGCTAAGGATCTGGGACTTTCCATTTTACGATTATTTGCCGCCCTTATTCCGGTTATCAGCTTTACGGCAAATATGGCCGCTCTGACGATTCTGGTGCTGGGTGGGCACTTCGTCATCACAGGCAGCATGTCACTGGGCGATTTTACGGCATTCAATAGCTATTTGGCTCTACTGATCTTCCCGATCATTGTGATTGGGTTTATGAGCAATGTCATTGCGCAGGCATCGGCCTCCTACGAGCGTGTCAACCAGGTGTTGCAGGCTCCCGAAACCATCAATACAGGCACCGTAGATGTTTCGCTAAATGGCGATATTGAACTTGTTAACGTATCGGTTTCATACGGTGAAAAACACGTATTGAAGGATATTTCATTCTCGGCAAAGGCCGGTAGTCGAACAGCCATTGTGGGGCCAACGGCGGCCGGTAAAAGTCAATTACTATTCTTGCTCACGGGATTGATCAATGCCGATTCGGGCAGTGTTAATTACGACGGGAGGCCAATTGCCAGCTACGATCAGGAGACTTTTCATAGGCAGGTGGGTTTTGTTTTTCAGGATAGCATCATCTTCAATGTGAACCTCCGCGAAAACATTGCCTTTAGCGATACTGTAACCGATAAATCGCTCGAAAAAGCCATCGCTACTGCCGAACTGGAGGGTTTTATTAACGCGCTACCTGACAAGCTCAATACACTCGTTTCTGAGCGGGGAAGTAGCCTTTCGGGTGGTCAAAAACAGCGTATTATGCTGGCCAGAGCGTTGGCGCTCAAGCCTAAAGTATTATTGCTGGATGATTTTACGGCACGGGTAGACACGAACACCGAGGAGAAAATTCTGGCAAATGTACTGCAGAATTACCCTGGTCTGACGCTGCTTTCCGTAACGCAGAAAATTGCACCCGTTGAAGATTACGAGCAGATTATTCTGCTGATGGAGGGAGAAATTGTTGCCAAAGGCACCCATCCCGAGTTGATGGCTACCAGCCCCGAATACGTTCAGATTTATCAATCCCAACGCAGCACCAGTCAATATGAAGTACGATCTTAG
- a CDS encoding SPFH domain-containing protein: protein MEFLSLMSTWSWLIVLVLMVVLYKLVLRFLFGMVIVPEDRIGLVTKKYVLVGTDRGLPDGRIIATKGEAGYQAQTLAPGLYWWLWPWQYGITMQPFMVVPEGKIGLVLSNDGAELPTGNILARRVESDNFQDTERFLNSGGQKGRQTSVLTPGTYRINPFAFTITIADMTVIKENMVGIITTLDGAPLQPGQIAGKNVEGHNNFQNVDFFLQNGGNRGLQPQVVLAGSYYINPWAVQIEEIPMTEVPIGHVGVVISYIGEDGEDQSGVAFKHGNIVQKGFRGVWMEPVGPGKYPINTFTMKVEVVPTTNLVLNWANARTEAHALDRNLSTITVRSKDGFPFNLDVAQIIHIPSVEAPKVIARFGSMTNLVSQVLEPTIGNYFRNSAQDSDVIAFLSTRKERQEAAREHIRAVLEIYNVNAVDTLIGDIVPPDSLMKTLTDRKIAQEEEKTYETQRMAQEKRQGMERETALADIQREVVKAQQSVEIAQRTADAAVKKSEGEARSLKLQVGAESEATKVRAEANAEARRRQAAADAEATKLTADAEAERIAKTGTAEAEKILAIGRSTAEAYELQVKAMGEENFTRFKITEEIGKGHIRVIPDIVINGSGTGTEGSMNGLMGLKLLEQIEERKTGIPIKIVDVTKPTEKE, encoded by the coding sequence GACCGGGGCCTGCCCGACGGTCGTATCATTGCAACAAAAGGGGAGGCTGGTTATCAGGCACAAACCTTAGCTCCGGGGCTGTATTGGTGGCTTTGGCCCTGGCAGTATGGCATCACCATGCAGCCTTTTATGGTGGTTCCCGAAGGTAAAATCGGGCTTGTCCTTTCCAATGACGGGGCCGAACTGCCAACGGGTAATATTCTGGCCCGGCGGGTGGAGTCCGATAATTTTCAGGACACAGAACGTTTTCTAAACAGTGGCGGGCAAAAAGGTCGTCAAACGTCGGTACTCACGCCGGGAACCTATCGGATAAACCCTTTCGCCTTTACGATTACGATTGCCGATATGACCGTTATCAAGGAGAATATGGTCGGCATTATTACCACGCTCGATGGGGCACCGTTGCAACCGGGACAAATTGCGGGTAAGAATGTAGAAGGACATAACAACTTTCAGAACGTCGATTTCTTCCTGCAAAATGGTGGCAACCGGGGGCTTCAACCGCAGGTTGTGTTAGCGGGTTCGTACTACATAAACCCCTGGGCTGTCCAGATTGAAGAGATACCCATGACCGAGGTGCCCATTGGTCATGTGGGTGTGGTAATTTCATACATTGGTGAAGATGGTGAGGATCAATCCGGGGTGGCGTTCAAGCACGGGAATATCGTTCAGAAGGGATTTCGGGGCGTATGGATGGAGCCTGTGGGGCCGGGTAAATACCCGATCAATACCTTTACAATGAAGGTAGAAGTGGTGCCAACAACGAACCTTGTGCTGAACTGGGCCAATGCCCGCACAGAAGCCCACGCACTCGACCGGAATCTTTCCACCATTACGGTACGGTCGAAAGATGGTTTCCCGTTCAATCTCGACGTAGCGCAAATTATTCATATTCCGTCGGTCGAAGCGCCAAAAGTGATTGCCCGCTTTGGGAGTATGACTAACCTCGTTTCGCAGGTTTTAGAGCCAACCATTGGTAACTATTTCCGAAACTCGGCGCAGGATTCTGATGTGATTGCGTTCCTGAGCACCCGGAAAGAGCGGCAGGAGGCTGCCCGCGAGCACATCCGGGCAGTATTGGAAATTTATAATGTAAACGCCGTCGATACCCTCATTGGCGATATTGTGCCACCTGATAGCCTGATGAAAACCCTGACCGACCGGAAGATTGCGCAGGAGGAGGAAAAGACTTACGAAACGCAGCGAATGGCGCAGGAAAAACGGCAGGGTATGGAACGCGAAACGGCACTGGCCGATATTCAGCGGGAGGTCGTGAAGGCGCAGCAAAGTGTTGAGATTGCCCAGCGCACGGCAGATGCAGCCGTTAAAAAATCGGAAGGGGAGGCCCGTAGCCTAAAGTTGCAGGTCGGCGCAGAATCGGAGGCTACAAAAGTGCGTGCCGAAGCCAACGCAGAGGCCCGTCGTCGTCAGGCGGCTGCTGATGCCGAGGCTACAAAACTGACCGCTGATGCTGAAGCGGAGCGGATTGCCAAAACAGGTACGGCTGAAGCCGAGAAAATTCTTGCCATTGGTCGTTCCACTGCCGAAGCTTACGAGTTGCAGGTGAAGGCGATGGGCGAAGAGAACTTTACGCGCTTCAAGATTACGGAAGAGATTGGTAAAGGCCACATTCGCGTTATTCCTGATATTGTTATTAATGGATCGGGAACTGGTACCGAAGGGTCGATGAATGGTCTGATGGGTCTGAAGTTGCTTGAGCAAATCGAAGAGCGAAAAACGGGTATACCGATTAAAATCGTTGATGTGACGAAGCCGACGGAGAAAGAATAG